The following are from one region of the Sorghum bicolor cultivar BTx623 chromosome 2, Sorghum_bicolor_NCBIv3, whole genome shotgun sequence genome:
- the LOC8081615 gene encoding casein kinase II subunit alpha produces MSKARVYADVNVLRPKEYWDYEALTVQWGEQDDYEVVRKVGRGKYSEVFEGINVNNNEKCIIKILKPVKKKKIKREIKILQNLCGGPNIVKLLDIVRDQHSKTPSLIFEYVNNTDFKVLYPTLTDYDIRYYIYELLKALDYCHSQGIMHRDVKPHNVMIDHELRKLRLIDWGLAEFYHPGKEYNVRVASRYFKGPELLVDLQDYDYSLDMWSLGCMFAGMIFRKEPFFYGHDNHDQLVKIAKVLGTDGLNAYLNKYRIELDPQLEALVGRHSRKPWSKFINADNQHLVSPEAIDFLDKLLRYDHQDRLTAREAMAHPYFQQVRAAENSRTRA; encoded by the exons TGAGCAGGATGACTATGAAGTTGTTAGGAAAGTTGGGAGAGGAAAATACAGTGAAGTCTTTGAGGGTATTAATGTTAACAATAATGAGAAATGCATCATTAAGATCCTCAAGCCTGTGAAGAAAAAGAAG ATCAAAAGAGAAATTAAAATTCTTCAGAATCTTTGTGGAGGCCCTAACATTGTGAAGCTGCTTGATATTGTTAGAGATCAGCATTCAAAAACACCCAGCTTGATCTTTGAGTATGTCAACAACACAGATTTCAAAGTGTTGTACCCAACACTAACAGATTATGACATTCGATATTACATCTACGAGTTACTCAAG GCATTAGATTACTGCCATTCACAAGGTATTATGCACCGAGATGTGAAGCCCCACAATGTTATGATAGATCACGAGCTTCGGAAACTCCGGCTGATAGACTGGGGCCTTGCTGAATTCTATCATCCTGGCAAGGAATATAATGTCCGTGTTGCCTCCAG GTACTTCAAGGGGCCTGAGCTTCTTGTTGACTTGCAAGATTATGATTACTCTTTGGACATGTGGAGTCTGGGCTGCATGTTTGCTGGAATG ATTTTTCGTAAGGAACCATTTTTCTACGGCCATGACAACCATGATCAACTTGTTAAGATAGCCAAG GTACTTGGAACAGATGGGCTGAATGCTTATTTGAACAAGTACAGAATTGAGCTTGACCCTCAGCTGGAAGCCCTTGTTGGGAG GCATAGCAGGAAACCCTGGTCAAAGTTTATCAATGCAGATAACCAACACCTAGTGTCTCCTGAG GCCATAGATTTCCTTGACAAGCTTTTGCGTTATGATCATCAGGACAGGCTTACTGCACGTGAAGCTATG GCACACCCATACTTCCAACAAGTGAGAGCTGCAGAGAACAGCAGGACGCGAGCATGA
- the LOC8081613 gene encoding protein C2-DOMAIN ABA-RELATED 5 isoform X1 yields MSTLPGGFLSVRVLRGINLVSCDAKGSDPYVVISLDGQKLKTSVMKKTVNPVWNEDLTLAVMDASAPIKLEVFDKDTFSKDDMMGDAEFDIEALVQMIQMDLEDIRSGTVVRTVRPGGKDSCLADESHIIWDNGQVVQDILLKLRNVHTGVVHLQLKWVTIPD; encoded by the exons ATGTCTACGCTGCCAGGAGGCTTCCTGTCCGTGCGCGTCCTGCGAGGGATCAACCTTGTCAGCTGCGACGCCAAGGGCAGTGACCCCTACGTCGTGATCAGCCTGGATGGCCAG AAACTGAAGACGAGTGTGATGAAGAAGACGGTGAACCCAGTGTGGAACGAGGATCTAACCTTGGCAGTCATGGACGCGTCAGCACCCATCAAGCTA gaGGTTTTCGACAAGGACACGTTCAGCAAGGACGACATGATGGGGGacgcggagttcgacatcgaggCGCTGGTGCAGATGATACAGATGGACCTGGAGGACATCCGCAGCGGCACCGTCGTCCGCACCGTGCGCCCCGGCGGCAAGGACAGCTGCCTCGCCGACGAGAGCCACATCATCTGGGACAACGGACaggtcgtccaggacatcctCCTCAAGCTCAGGAACGTCCACACCGGCGTCGTCCACCTGCAGCTCAAATGGGTCACCATCCCAG ATTAA
- the LOC8081614 gene encoding uncharacterized protein At2g23090, producing MGGGNGQKSKMARERNAEKNKGSKGSQLETNKKAMNIQCKICMQTFICTTSEAKCKEHAEARHPKNDLYQCFPHLKN from the exons ATGGGCGGCGGCAACGGCCAGAAGTCCAAGATGGCGCGGGAGAGGAACGCCGAGAAGAACAAGGGCTCCAAAG GCAGTCAGCTGGAGACAAACAAGAAGGCCATGAACATCCAG TGCAAGATCTGTATGCAGACTTTTATCTGCACCACCTCTGAGGCCAAGTGCAAAGAGCATGCCGAGGCGAGGCATCCCAAGAATGACCTCTACCAGTGCTTCCCCCACCTCAAGAATTAG
- the LOC8081613 gene encoding protein C2-DOMAIN ABA-RELATED 5 isoform X2: MSTLPGGFLSVRVLRGINLVSCDAKGSDPYVVISLDGQKLKTSVMKKTVNPVWNEDLTLAVMDASAPIKLEVFDKDTFSKDDMMGDAEFDIEALVQMIQMDLEDIRSGTVVRTVRPGGKDSCLADESHIIWDNGQVVQDILLKLRNVHTGVVHLQLKWVTIPD, translated from the exons ATGTCTACGCTGCCAGGAGGCTTCCTGTCCGTGCGCGTCCTGCGAGGGATCAACCTTGTCAGCTGCGACGCCAAGGGCAGTGACCCCTACGTCGTGATCAGCCTGGATGGCCAG AAACTGAAGACGAGTGTGATGAAGAAGACGGTGAACCCAGTGTGGAACGAGGATCTAACCTTGGCAGTCATGGACGCGTCAGCACCCATCAAGCTA gaGGTTTTCGACAAGGACACGTTCAGCAAGGACGACATGATGGGGGacgcggagttcgacatcgaggCGCTGGTGCAGATGATACAGATGGACCTGGAGGACATCCGCAGCGGCACCGTCGTCCGCACCGTGCGCCCCGGCGGCAAGGACAGCTGCCTCGCCGACGAGAGCCACATCATCTGGGACAACGGACaggtcgtccaggacatcctCCTCAAGCTCAGGAACGTCCACACCGGCGTCGTCCACCTGCAGCTCAAATGGGTCACCATCCCAG ACTGA
- the LOC8054531 gene encoding MADS-box transcription factor 15 produces the protein MGRGKVQLKRIENKINRQVTFSKRRNGLLKKAHEISVLCDAEVAVIVFSPKGKLYEYATDSRMDKILERYERYSYAEKALISAESESEGNWCHEYRKLKAKIETIQKCHKHLMGEDLESLNPKELQQLEQQLESSLKHIRSRKSHLMAESISELQKKERSLQEENKALQKELAERQKAAASRQQQQVQWDQQTQTQAQTSSSSSSFMMRQDQQGLPPPQNICFPPLIIGERGEEVAAAAQQQQPPPGQAQQQAQLRIAGLPPWMLSHLNA, from the exons ATGGGGCGCGGCAAGGTGCAGCTCAAGCGGATAGAGAACAAGATAAACCGGCAggtgaccttctccaagcgccgcAACGGGCTGCTCAAGAAGGCGCACGAGATCTCCGTCCTCTGCGACGCCGAGGTCGCCGTCATCGTCTTCTCCCCCAAGGGCAAGCTCTATGAGTACGCCACCGACTCCCG cATGGACAAAATTCTCGAACGTTATGAGCGATATTCCTATGCTGAAAAGGCTCTTATTTCAGCTGAATCTGAAAGTGAG GGAAACTGGTGCCACGAATACAGGAAACTGAAGGCCAAAATTGAGACCATTCAAAAATGCCACAA GCACCTGATGGGAGAGGATCTAGAGTCTTTGAATCCCAAAGAGCTCCAACAACTAGAGCAGCAGCTGGAGAGCTCACTGAAGCACATCAGATCAAGAAAG AGCCACCTTATGGCTGAGTCTATTTCTGAACTACAGAAGAAG GAGAGGTCACTGCAGGAGGAGAACAAGGCTCTACAGAAGGAA CTTGCGGAGAGGCAGAAGGCGGCCGcgagcaggcagcagcagcaggtgcaGTGGGACCAGCAGACACAGACCCAGGCCCAGACAAGCTCATCATCGTCCTCCTTCATGATGAGGCAGGATCAGCAGGGTCTGCCGCCTCCACAAAACATATG CTTCCCGCCGCTGATAATCGGAGAGAGAGGTGAAGAGGTggctgcggcggcgcagcagcagcagccaccaCCAGGGCAGGCGCAGCAGCAAGCGCAGCTCCGCATCGCAGGTCTGCCGCCATGGATGCTGAGCCACCTCAATGCATAA